A single genomic interval of Stieleria maiorica harbors:
- the tssB gene encoding type VI secretion system contractile sheath small subunit, protein MAESQQQKLNRVRKPRVHITYEVETEGAQVVKELPFVVGVMGDFSGDPTTKLKPLKDRKFIQIDRDNFNDVLQRMTPGLNMRVENTLAGDGSEMSVNLDFKSMDDFEPANIVDKVDPLKKLMETRDKLRDLATKIDRSDDLENVLEQVLKNSDQLKQLSGELGVDADEPAAE, encoded by the coding sequence ATGGCCGAAAGCCAACAACAAAAGTTGAACCGTGTTCGCAAGCCTCGTGTTCACATCACCTATGAGGTGGAAACCGAAGGTGCACAGGTCGTCAAAGAGTTGCCCTTTGTGGTCGGCGTGATGGGCGATTTTTCGGGTGACCCGACGACCAAGTTGAAGCCGTTGAAGGATCGCAAGTTCATCCAGATCGACCGCGACAACTTCAACGACGTGCTGCAACGGATGACACCGGGATTGAACATGCGCGTCGAAAACACGCTGGCCGGCGATGGCAGCGAAATGTCGGTCAACTTGGACTTCAAATCGATGGACGATTTCGAACCGGCGAACATCGTCGACAAAGTCGATCCGCTGAAGAAGTTGATGGAAACTCGCGACAAGCTCCGCGACTTGGCCACCAAGATTGATCGCAGCGACGACCTGGAAAACGTGCTGGAGCAAGTGCTCAAAAACAGCGATCAACTGAAACAGCTATCCGGCGAGCTTGGCGTCGACGCCGACGAGCCGGCGGCAGAATAG